In Mycobacterium sp. Aquia_216, a genomic segment contains:
- the aceA gene encoding isocitrate lyase translates to MSVVGTPKSAEQIQHDWDNNPRWKDTSRTYTAQDVVALQGSVVEEHTLARRGAEVLWEQLHDLEYINALGALTGNMAVQQVRAGLKAIYLSGWQVAGDANLSGHTYPDQSLYPANSVPQVIRRINNALLRADEIAKVEGDRSVENWLAPIVADGEAGFGGALNVYELQKAMIAAGVAGSHWEDQLASEKKCGHLGGKVLIPTQQHIRTLTSARLAADVAGVPTVVIARTDAEAATLITSDVDERDRPFITGERTKEGFYRVKNGLEPCIARAKAYAPYSDLIWMETGTPDLDLAAKFAEGVKSEFPDQMLAYNCSPSFNWKKHLDDSTIAKFQKELGAMGFKFQFITLAGFHALNYSMFDLAYGYARNQMSAYVELQEREFAAEERGYTATKHQREVGAGYFDRIATTVDPTSSTTALTGSTEEGQFH, encoded by the coding sequence ATGTCTGTCGTTGGCACCCCGAAGAGCGCCGAACAGATCCAGCACGACTGGGACAACAACCCGCGCTGGAAAGACACCAGCCGCACCTACACCGCCCAAGATGTCGTGGCCCTGCAGGGCAGCGTCGTCGAGGAGCACACCCTGGCCCGCCGCGGCGCCGAGGTGCTGTGGGAGCAGCTGCACGACCTGGAGTACATCAATGCTCTGGGTGCGCTGACCGGCAACATGGCCGTGCAGCAGGTGCGCGCCGGCCTGAAGGCCATCTACCTCTCCGGTTGGCAGGTCGCCGGCGACGCCAACCTGTCCGGCCACACCTACCCCGACCAGAGCCTGTACCCGGCCAACTCGGTGCCGCAGGTCATCCGTCGCATCAACAACGCGCTGCTGCGCGCCGACGAGATCGCCAAGGTCGAGGGTGACCGGTCGGTGGAGAACTGGCTGGCGCCGATCGTCGCGGACGGCGAGGCCGGCTTCGGTGGCGCCCTCAATGTGTACGAACTTCAGAAGGCAATGATCGCCGCAGGCGTCGCGGGGTCGCACTGGGAAGATCAGTTGGCTTCGGAGAAGAAGTGCGGCCACCTCGGTGGCAAGGTGCTGATCCCGACTCAGCAGCACATCCGCACCCTGACCTCGGCGCGTCTGGCCGCCGACGTCGCCGGGGTGCCGACGGTCGTGATTGCGCGCACCGATGCCGAGGCGGCGACGCTGATCACCTCGGACGTCGACGAGCGCGACCGGCCGTTCATCACCGGTGAGCGGACCAAGGAAGGCTTCTACCGCGTCAAGAACGGCCTCGAGCCGTGCATCGCGCGGGCCAAGGCCTACGCGCCGTACTCCGACCTGATCTGGATGGAGACCGGAACCCCGGACCTCGACCTCGCCGCCAAGTTCGCCGAGGGCGTCAAGTCCGAGTTCCCCGACCAGATGCTGGCCTACAACTGCTCGCCTTCCTTCAACTGGAAGAAGCACCTGGATGACTCCACCATCGCGAAGTTCCAAAAAGAGCTTGGTGCAATGGGATTCAAGTTCCAGTTCATCACGCTGGCCGGCTTCCACGCGCTGAACTACTCGATGTTCGATCTGGCCTACGGCTACGCCCGCAACCAGATGAGCGCTTATGTCGAGCTGCAGGAGCGCGAGTTCGCCGCCGAAGAGCGTGGCTACACCGCGACGAAGCACCAGCGCGAGGTCGGTGCCGGTTACTTCGACCGCATCGCCACCACGGTGGACCCGACCTCGTCGACCACCGCGCTGACCGGCTCCACCGAAGAGGGTCAGTTTCACTGA
- a CDS encoding acyl-[acyl-carrier-protein] thioesterase, translating to MSLDKSMMPVPDGHPDVFDREWPLRVGDIDRTGRLRLDAACRHIQDIGQDQLREMGFEETHPLWIVRRTMLDLLHPIEFQDMLRCRRWCSGTSNRWCEMRVRVDGRKGGLIESEAFWININRETQMPSRISDDFLEGLHKTTSVDRLRWKGYLKPGSRDDAAEIHEFPVRVTDIDLFDHMNNSVYWSVIEDYLASHLELMAGPLRITIEHEAPVALGDKLEIISHVHPAGSTEQFGPGLADRPVTTLTYAVGDEAKAVASLFNL from the coding sequence GTGAGCCTGGACAAATCAATGATGCCGGTGCCCGACGGTCACCCCGACGTATTCGACCGCGAATGGCCGTTGCGGGTCGGCGATATCGACCGCACCGGCCGGTTGCGGCTGGATGCCGCGTGCCGGCACATCCAAGACATCGGGCAGGACCAGCTGCGTGAGATGGGCTTCGAGGAGACCCACCCGCTGTGGATCGTTCGGCGCACGATGCTCGATTTGCTGCACCCGATCGAGTTCCAGGACATGCTGCGTTGTCGGCGGTGGTGCTCGGGCACCTCGAACCGGTGGTGTGAAATGCGGGTTCGCGTCGACGGACGCAAGGGCGGCCTGATCGAATCCGAGGCCTTCTGGATCAACATCAACCGGGAAACCCAGATGCCGTCGCGCATCTCCGACGACTTCCTCGAGGGTCTGCACAAGACCACGTCCGTCGACCGGCTGCGCTGGAAGGGCTACTTGAAGCCGGGCAGCCGCGATGATGCCGCCGAGATCCACGAGTTTCCGGTCCGGGTCACCGATATCGACCTGTTCGACCATATGAACAACTCGGTGTACTGGAGCGTCATCGAGGACTACCTGGCGTCGCATCTGGAACTGATGGCCGGACCGCTGCGCATCACGATCGAGCATGAGGCGCCGGTGGCGCTGGGCGACAAGCTGGAGATCATCTCGCACGTCCATCCGGCCGGATCGACCGAACAATTCGGTCCCGGGCTGGCCGATCGCCCTGTTACAACGCTCACATATGCGGTCGGCGACGAGGCGAAAGCGGTCGCTTCGCTCTTCAATCTCTAA
- a CDS encoding carboxymuconolactone decarboxylase family protein encodes MSDTKAGHAARIPSSTKFRRLGPINWLLAKGAARKLRAPEMHLFTTLGQRQGLFWAWSLYAGRLLRGRLPRADTELVILRVAHLRSSEYELQHHRRMGRQFGLDAHMQETIFAWPDVPDGDGPRVILSARQQALLNATDELIKNRSISEDTWQQLALHLDRHLLIEFCLLATQYDGLAATISALNIELDNPR; translated from the coding sequence ATGAGCGACACGAAGGCCGGCCACGCCGCCCGCATCCCGTCGTCCACCAAATTTCGCCGGCTGGGCCCGATCAACTGGCTCCTGGCGAAAGGGGCCGCCCGCAAATTGCGGGCTCCCGAGATGCATCTGTTCACCACGCTCGGTCAGCGTCAGGGGCTGTTTTGGGCGTGGTCGCTTTACGCCGGCCGGCTGCTGCGCGGCCGACTACCCCGCGCGGATACCGAATTGGTGATCCTGCGCGTCGCGCATTTGCGTTCGAGCGAATACGAGCTGCAGCACCATCGGCGGATGGGACGCCAATTCGGTCTGGACGCTCACATGCAGGAGACGATATTCGCGTGGCCCGACGTGCCGGACGGCGACGGCCCCCGCGTGATCCTGAGCGCCCGGCAGCAGGCGCTGCTGAACGCGACGGATGAGCTGATCAAGAACCGGTCCATCAGCGAGGACACCTGGCAGCAACTTGCATTGCACCTCGACCGGCACCTTCTCATCGAATTCTGCTTGCTCGCAACGCAATACGACGGGCTCGCGGCGACGATTTCCGCCCTCAACATCGAGTTGGACAACCCGAGGTAA
- the ramB gene encoding acetate metabolism transcriptional regulator RamB codes for MSKTFVGSRVRQLRNERGFSQAALAQLLEISPSYLNQIEHDVRPLTVAVLLRITEVFGVDATFFASQDDTRLVAELREVTMDRDLDINVDPPEVAELVNAHPVLARAVVNLHRRYRITTAQLAAATEERYSDGSGSGSITMPHEEVRDYFYQRQNYLHELDTAAEDLTIHTRLHHGDLARELTRRLTEVHGVHINRRIDLGDTVLHRYEPETKTLEISNHLSLGQQVFKMAAELAYLEFGDLIDSMVADGKFTSDESHTLARLGLANYFAAAAVLPYRQFHDVTENFRYDVERLSAFYSVSYETIAHRLSTMQRPSMRGVPFSFVRVDRAGNMSKRQSATGFHFSSSGGTCPLWNVYETFANPGKILVQIAQMPDGRNYMWVARTVERRAARYGQPGKTFAIGLGCELRHAHRLVYSEGLDLSGDPGRSATPIGAGCRVCERDNCPQRAFPALGRALDLDEHRSTVSPYLVKQP; via the coding sequence ATGTCCAAAACGTTCGTCGGCTCCCGCGTTCGCCAGCTGCGTAACGAGCGCGGATTTTCTCAGGCCGCGCTGGCTCAGCTGCTCGAGATCTCGCCGAGCTACCTCAACCAGATCGAGCACGACGTGCGGCCACTGACGGTGGCCGTGCTGCTGCGGATCACCGAGGTGTTCGGGGTGGACGCGACCTTCTTCGCCTCCCAGGACGACACCCGGCTGGTCGCCGAGTTGCGCGAGGTGACCATGGACCGCGATCTGGACATCAACGTTGACCCGCCCGAGGTCGCCGAGCTGGTCAACGCCCACCCCGTCCTGGCCCGCGCGGTGGTCAACCTGCACCGGCGCTACCGGATCACCACCGCGCAGCTGGCCGCCGCGACCGAGGAGCGCTACTCCGACGGCAGTGGGAGCGGATCGATCACCATGCCGCACGAAGAGGTACGCGACTACTTCTATCAGCGGCAGAACTACCTGCACGAGCTGGATACCGCCGCCGAAGACCTCACGATCCACACCCGGCTGCACCACGGCGACCTGGCCCGCGAATTGACGCGACGGCTCACCGAGGTGCACGGCGTCCACATCAACAGGCGCATCGACCTCGGCGACACGGTCCTGCACCGCTACGAGCCCGAGACCAAGACGCTGGAGATCAGCAATCACCTCTCGCTGGGCCAACAGGTGTTCAAGATGGCCGCGGAACTGGCGTACCTCGAGTTCGGCGACCTGATCGACAGCATGGTCGCCGACGGCAAATTCACCAGCGACGAGTCCCACACGCTGGCCCGGCTGGGTCTGGCCAATTACTTCGCCGCCGCCGCGGTGCTCCCCTACCGCCAATTCCACGATGTCACCGAGAATTTCCGCTACGACGTCGAGCGGCTGTCGGCGTTCTACTCGGTGAGCTACGAGACCATCGCCCACCGGCTCTCGACGATGCAGCGACCGTCGATGCGGGGTGTGCCGTTCTCGTTCGTCCGGGTTGATCGCGCTGGCAACATGTCAAAGCGCCAGTCCGCCACCGGTTTCCACTTCTCTTCCAGCGGCGGCACCTGCCCGCTGTGGAACGTCTACGAGACGTTTGCCAACCCGGGCAAGATCCTGGTGCAGATCGCTCAGATGCCCGATGGCCGCAACTACATGTGGGTGGCCCGCACCGTGGAGCGGCGCGCCGCCCGGTATGGTCAGCCGGGTAAGACCTTCGCGATCGGGCTGGGCTGCGAACTGCGGCACGCGCACCGGCTCGTCTACTCGGAAGGACTCGACTTGTCGGGAGACCCAGGCCGTTCAGCCACACCCATTGGCGCGGGTTGCCGTGTCTGCGAACGTGATAACTGTCCACAGCGGGCCTTCCCGGCTTTGGGCCGCGCACTCGATCTCGACGAGCACCGCAGCACGGTGTCCCCGTACTTGGTGAAGCAACCATGA